The DNA window GGATTTATAGCATCCGACACTCCGGCATTCGGTACGCTTACTGTTGTTTGCGGTGAGAAAAGTGTGACACGTCAGATCTCAGTAGGAGGTGCGTTGTCATCCATCGGAAGCATTGCTTCAGACAATACTGACAGTGTTCTGAAGCTGACACCGCGTATGGTTCTTCCCGGCAGAAATGTCGGTCTTAAATGTCCGTTTATGTCAGCTGTTGAGATATACAATATCTCGGGTCAACTTTTGTCGCGTCATTCAGTGCCGGATTTGGATAGCTTTACAATTGCCGCGCCACAAAATCCGGGTCTCTATATCGTGACGGCTGTAACCGGTAGAGGCCGTTTTTCCCAATGTCTGGTGGTAGGATAGTCTCTATATAAGTCAAGTAGTTAATATTAAATCTGATAGCTTTATGAATAGAATTTTTATCGGTGTCTTTATGGCTATAGCGGGGACATTATGTTCTCATGCTGAGATTGCTGCTGATGTAGACCGTTATCAAGCCGGAAGTCAATATTACGCATATCCTGTGACAGATGACAATGCACCTGTGTTGTCGTCATCTCCCGAAGGTTATGAACCGTTCCATATTGAGCATTACGGCCGTCATGGAAGCCGTTGGCTTACTGCGGATGAACTTTATATGAGGCCGGTCGATTATCTCCGGCAGGCAGATATGAAAGGAAAGCTAACCGAGAGAGGTCGGCTATTGCTTAAACAGCTGATTTTTGTGAGCGAGGTCGCAAAAAATAAAGCCGGGGAATTGACCCCGCTTGGCCACCGTCAGCACCGTCAGATTGCCAGACGTATGGTTAAGAATTTCCCTGAGATATATCGTGCCGGCAATTATGTGAATGCTAATTCTACGGTGGTTATCCGTTGTATCCTTTCAATGGCCAGTGAAATTGCTGAACTGAAGGCTATAGAACCGGGGCTTAACGTAAAGTGTGATGCTTCAATGGAAACTCAGAATACATTGAACTACAATCATCTTGATATTCCGGCACAGCAGCTTATAGCGACAGCGACTTCTGAATTGTCCGAGAATTTTTCTGCCCGTCCGAGAGATATTTCATCATTTACTGAATTGGTATTCAATGATGCCGCATGGGCTAAAGACTCAATTGACAGCCGTAGTGTTTTTAAGTCGGTCTTTGAAGTGGCGGTTAATGCTCAGAGTCATGATAATCTTTATGAATTATATGATTTTTTCACTCCCGGAGAGTTGCGAGACGAATGGGTTGAACGTAATGCCGAATGGTATGTTACCGCCTGCAACACTCCTTTGACTTCAGGCCGTGTACCGTATTCGCAACGTTATTTGTTGAGAAGTATAATTGAAGGAGCGGATTCGGCAATCGTTTCCAACAAGGTAGGGGCCAATCTGCGTTTCGGACATGAATCGGTTTTATTGCCTTTGATAACACTTATGGAAATAAACAATGTTGATTACTCGACAGACAATATTGATAACTTGGCTAATAACTGGAGGAATTTTGAATTTTTCCCGATGGCTTCAAATATTCAGATTGTATTCTATCGGCCCGTAATTCAGGCTCATAATAGCGGTTATCGGCTCTCAAGTAATGATGAGCAGACAGGTAGTGATATTTTAGTCAAGATACTGCTTAATGAGAAAGAAGTCCCGTTTCCGATAAAAACAACATCTTATCCTTACTATAAGTGGGATGATTTACGTTCCTATTATGATAATAAATTCAACGGGTTTAAGGATAAGTTTCAGGAATAATGAATTGCCTAAGGCTGATCTTACATCAAATTAAAGTGTTCATACATCTCGTTAAAGCCCAATAATCAAGGAGTTGAGCATCGCACCAAGCAAGCTCAACTCCTTATTATTCTATCTTCCAGTGAATTTAAAGAGTTTAATATTCTTCCTCATTAAAGAAAGAATTGATTGTTTTTATGATTGATTATCAAGTGATTGCTGATTTGTTGATAGTTTTATGACAGCGTATTATGCAGTAAAATGCGGTGAAATGCCGGTGGCGATAGTTTTCAAGTGAGAGGTTTGAGTGGGTGTATTGTCTGTTATGGTGGTTGACCGGTGAAATTTATGTAGACAATATCGGGATTTCAGTATATAACTTACAAAACCCCATCTCAATGTATGTAGATGTCAACGAATAACCCCGAACCGATCAACGACAACTTGATTACCACCCTTATAAAAGAAATAAAGAGCCTGAGGGCTGAGCTCAATGACCTCAGGAGCGGACTGGAAACTACTAAAATCCAGCTTAATCCCAAGGCTCTTTATAATAATAAGGAGATACGGTTGCTGCTTGGTGTCGATGAACGTCTTGTGAAAAAATACCGTGATAACGGACTGTTATCATATATCCGTGAAAGTGACAAGTATTGGTACTTGGGCTCGGATGTGATAGCATTTCTTAACCGGAGCCGTTATGAGGCTTTTGCCTAAGCCAGCAGAATCCAGTATTTTTTAGCTTTACGAAAAACTGACACATCGTTTTAATCTTGTAAATTCGCTTGATACGAACAGGATTAAAACGATGTGTCAATGTGTAAAGTAGTAATATTCACGCGTGTGTCAACACGCATTCAGGACAACCAACGTCAGGTCAACGACCTCAATGAGATTGCCGGGCGACGAGGCTGGAATGTCGAGAAAGTGTTCTGTGAACAGATCAGCGGAGCCACCTCAAATAAAAATAGGGGCGAACTGGTTGCTATGCTTGATTATATCTCTGTCAACCATATAGAAAAGGTAATGGTAACTGAGTTAAGCCGTCTGGGACGCGATACCGTACAGGTGCTTGAAGTAATCGAGCGATTGAATGAATCCGGAGTGTCGCTTTATATTGACAACTATAATATCGAGACTCTGACTTCTGATGGCAAAATAAACGCTATGAGTCAGTTTATGGTCACGATACTTGCCGAAGTAGCGAGAATGGAGCGTCGTACAATCAGGGAACGCATGGAGAGCGGGTATGTCAATTACATAAATGCCGGCGGTCGTGTGGGCCGAAAACCCGGCTACCACAAAACCGCCGACATAATGCAAGTGGAATATACCGAAGAGCTACGACTTTTGCGAAAGGGTATCAGTCTGCGAAATGTAAGTAAGCTGACCGGCACTTCCGTGAATACACTCCGAAAGTGTAAATCGCTACTATAGCGTATGTATCAGGACATGAAGTTTATTAATACATACGACCTTCCTCTTGTAACTTCGCATGGATTTCTTTTGCGCGTCGTTTAGCATAATTGTAGTTGCGAAGGCTCTTAAACGATTCTGAAAAGCCCGGATTGTCCTTGTAGAACTTCGGTGAGAAGGCTCTGAGATGATATAACTGCATTGCGATAGCGTTAATTATCCCGCATTTGTCTTCAAGAGTGCCACTTCCGTAGCGGAACTCATTACACAGGATCTCATGGTTGGCCCACATACAGGCGGCGACCTGTCTTTCATCATTCGCATCGAAATCTTCCGGCATACAAGGCATTTTAATGGTTGTTGGACCAAAGCAACAAACTGTCATAGCATATTCTTCCTCCTCGCAGTCTTCATCATATTCGAGGGTATAACTAATACCTTCGCAATATAACTTTTCGGAGTCCTTTACGATGTATGCCCAGTTCATGCCTGCGGCTTCCTGAGCTTGTCTCATGATGTCCAGTAAGGTGTTTTTTTCTGTTGTCATTCTGTTGATTGAATTTAAGTTTGGATTGTTATTGAGTTGTGTTGAATCAGCTTTATTGCTGAGCTCTTCCGTTTGGTTATAGGAAAAATTTGTGGAATTGTTTAATTGATTGGTCATATTTTTGATATTAGAGTTTTGAAATTTTTGTTTCAGTGGATTGGATCTCCCTCTCGAATTGTGAGAGGGAGAGACGAATGGCTTTAGAACAGAGCCTCCGGCAGTCCATATTGGCTTAGGATATATTCATAATGATCACCGTAGCCGGTTCGGAATATGTGCATCTCAGGAGAAACCTGCTCGTAGAACGGATTCAATTCCTTATCAATGTATACCCTGTACAATATACCGTTGGGACATGCAACGATGATATGAGGGTAACCACCTGTTGCCCATGAGTCGCGATACTGGTATCTTGCCTCATAATAGACATATTCGGAATTAATCAACCTGAGGTTATACATCAGCCACCCAAGATTAGGATGTCGATCAAAGATGTATTTAGTAGTGATTTTACGCATAATGACCGTCAGAATAATGGTTGGATGTTGACTGATACGACACTCTCGATTTCCTTCAGAGTCTGATAGAAGCATGAACGACCATTGTATTCAACCTCCTCTCGTAGAATCTCGACCGCTTCGTCAAGCAAGCCCTCGTTATAGCTGGGGACAAAGAAGAACTTGCCATCTTTCTCCTTTATGATTCTCATGCGCCCTTCGATGGTCAGCATATACGCGGCAATTCTTTCTTCGCCATTAGTACCCTGTGCATTCTCTTCTGTAGGGAAGAAAAACACATTCTTTTGATTGTTAAGCTCCTCGTCTTTCAGGAAGCTGTGCAGACCTTTGCCCTTTGCAAAGATTTGCTGTAGGACGGTAAACTTTAACTGTCGATGTGCTATGATTATTTGTGTCATATAAGTAAAAAATTACGATTTAATGAGTCGGCTTCGTTGCCTTTCTGCCAGTTATATTAGGGATTGAGTAGAAAGTTTAGATTTGGGGTGAAATTTTATTGTTAATTGATGTTAACAAAATTATGGATGCTGATATATTCGTATAGCATCCCTCCGCGATGATACCTGGCCAAGATGGCTTTGATTGTATTGCAGGTATTCGAGAAGAGGACTGTTTGCAGGGGTTAAGAGATATACTTTTTCATTGTGTTGAATTATGAAGTTTCTATCAATGGTAGATCAACTTGATGAAAAAGTTTATACGAAGATGGATGTGACTGTAAATTTTTTTCTCCTTATTATATTAATTATATCCTCTTTCACTCAAAAACAATATAATACTGATGACACTTTTTGTAAAGTAACAGTGCTTGTCTTCGGAGAGATTATGTCAAGAGATAATGTTAAAATCACTAATTTTTGGAGTCAAGAACGGATTTAACACTCTGATTCTCAAAACAGCTTGGTCAATCGCAAAATAATGTTTAACTTTGCAGTGTACCGTTAAGTCGGTTCATAGTCAAAACACGAAAGTGTCTTACTGATTCTCATGTGTCTGAAGTGTGGAAGCTTAGAGACCAATGCGAGGAAAAGTGGACACTCTCGCGTCGTACACTCATACGGCGTGGGAGTTTGCACTTATACCCAAGCATTGAAGGCTTCTTCCACCGCCTGGACACATTTGGGATAAGATAGCAGCTTCCACGCTTTCGTCATTTTATCTCTTTCCTCAGGGGAGCGGGAAAGGCTAAACTCAGGCAAATGACCGAGACTAATACCGATAAGTTCCTTGAGGGTTTCCGTCAGTGGTGGTTAAACAAGGGACATTCCAGACGCAGCGCCGACAGCTATTGCTCAGGCATAAGGCGTGTCAACAGGGAATTCTTCCTTCCGATAGTCAATAAAGACCTGTTTGACGGGCTTGTCGACGCTGTGGCAAAAGGGTGTGCGGAGAACTTCCTCACAGCATTGGTCGGCACCATAGGAGAGAAGAGTAGAAACACTACAGACCCGACGGAGAAAAAGCGGCTTCAAGATAATGTGAGCCACCTGAAAAAATTCATTGAATATGTTGTCGCACTTCAGGATGACACTGTTGCTGCCATAGATCATAGTGAGACAGAGCTGCTCGACGACAGCGCTCTTGATTCCGACTTCGAGTTTTTTGACCATGATACACTGGCGGGCATATTCTCTCTTCGTATCAAGACACAAGACCGCATGAGCGCGGGTAAGAATGTTTTCTTCCCCATACGTATTCTTGGGAGTCTTTTCTCAACAGCAGACCGTTACCATCTCGATATGTTTGTCCGCAAGGGTATTCTTGCATCTGACGGGAGTCCTTTGTATCTCAAGAGATGGTATGACAGTTGGGTAAAGAGCATAGTCGGACGAGTAGTATTCCATACAGCCAAGGGCGACTATAGGCTTTCTGAAATCGAAGGTCTTCGGATTATGCGGTCTACGGGCAGTGTGTGGATTGTTGACAAGGAGCATTCACGTACTATACCTTTGTTGTCAGAAGGTGAGAACGGCTTGCAGCCTATGAAAGCAAAGTCATTGAAGCAAATCCATCTCGACCATACCGAACGCATGGAGGATCTTCTCATACGTCTCGAACCGGTGCTTACTGTCATGCGTCAGATTACCGACAATATAAAAGCATCTGTGAAGGGACAGACTGTAACTGTCAAAGACAAAAGAAGAAATGAGCATAAAATTGAACTCGATTCCTTCCGTCCCGGAACGCTTACACTCGTCAGCGGATGGTATTGCGACAATGTGGACTGGGACTTCATAGCCCCGCTGCTTTCACTTGTTCGTGTCGAGCTCGACTACATAGCCGCTGCCACCCGTCTGACAGCAATGTCATCCACCGACAACCTTAAAAAACACTGAGAACTTTACCCTGTTAGCAATAACAACGCCAAATGACGTTAAATCAGGTTATTGCAAACGGAAAACATTTACATTTGCAAAAATAACAACTACCATGCTTCATTCCAAGAACTTTGCCGACTCAATAAAGGCAATCAAGCAATATGTTGAAGCCGGAGACTATTCCAGGCCTCACATAATCGCTTCAGAGATGTACTATCCAAGGTTAAACCAACTCGTAGGTGAAAATAAGCGTATCCCCGGAGGCAAGGACGAACTTCGACCCTATTCATGGGGCGCTCCATCATATGCCCAACTGCCTGAGATCATGAAATGCGACACAGAGCATTTCTTTATAATACCTATCGGACGCGGGCGTGGAGAAGAACTCAAAGAAGTGCTTTCTCTTCCCATTGCATCAAAAGCTCCGTGGTTTATCTACATCGAGGATTCACTGATTCGTGAATGGGGTAATGATGTTGACTGCGACATCAACTTCTATGACTTTGACCGAGAGGTATGGCTCAAAGCAAGTGAGGAAATCAACCCGGCTACAGGCAGACGCAAGATAGACCGGTTCTATCTCGACTTCCTGAAGCAAGCCCCGGATGAATTCATCTCTTTGTACCCACGGGAGGGATCTTTCAGTATGACCCAGAATCAACCTTCAAAGTGGGAAGCTGCGAGCCATAGCCTTATCTCTGGGATAAAGCATATGCTTGAGTCTGCAGTTCGCGCCAATGGTCATAAAGGGAAGTCAGAGGAAATAGCTCCATTGGTGGAGCCTATGTTCCACTCGCTCTTCACTGATGGAGACATTGACTGGAACAAGATGTCTGATACGCTTGAAGCACTTCCCGAAGATGTATGGAAGAAGTCAATTATCCTACCGAATTGCGTAAAGGCAATGGCTGTCGACCTCTCCCGTGTGGACCAGTTCAAGCTGCATGCGATTTATCGACTAAACTGTGTCACTCAAAATGTATATGCAGCTCTCCATGAGTTTCACGGACTGCCCGCTGCAAAGTAACCGTCGGTAATCATGATAGACCGGAACTATTCAAAGTTTTACCATCACAATGTGGCTATGGACGGATGTCCCTTTGTCGAGGTCGACAATCCGGTCATAACCATTATTGGGCTTAAAGGCACAGAGGAGGCTGTCGCCTCGGCTTGTGCTTTGGTCACCAAAGAGTGGATAAAAGATTCGTTGTCGGAAGATTGCATCGAGTGGGTGCGCCAGTATCATAGCTTGGGATATTTTACCATCGAACTGCGTACCAACAACTATATCCCTCAGGTGTATGATGGAATCAAGGCCATCGACGGACTGACATCTGTCAAGTATGTGGTATATGACACCGCCTACAGACGCATGATAGCCAACGACAAGTATATGGCTGAGACGATTAATGGCTCTCGGAAGCTGGATTATGACATCGAACTTGATGACGATGACGATTTTTTCCCGATGATTTGTGAGCTGTCATTGCCAATTGATGACTTATGACACGTTTATGGTAAAACTACGCCTGCTACTTAACCTGTTGGTGACCATATCGTTTTTGCTATCGCAATGGCTGATACCCCTGTTGGCCATTGCGATGGCAGTGACGGTGGTGCATACGCATTGCGCTGTGTGTGGTGGCTGCATTGTGGCTCTGTGCCTTCCGTCCGTGGAAAATCTTCTCCGACGAGCGTTTCCCCGACTTCATCGCTACCGTGAAGCTCGCCATCATAAAGCTGCTGTCGTGATAATACATATTCGGTACCGTAAAGTATATTAGAAGACAAAAAAACAGATTAATACATGACCGATAAGGAATTAACCGCCCGTATCGCGGAATTAAACGCACAGAGAGCTGCTCTTAAAATGGAGCGTGACAAGCTTGTCTGGGAGGAAGGCATTCCTGCCATCATTGCCAAGATGAAGAGATACGGGAAGATGTCTCTTAATCTGAGTAGTGCTGCGGAAGCTAATATTTGTCTATCCCATAATGAATTATGGCGAAATTTAAGTGATGGACATTTTGCTGTAAAACAACTGTGTCTTGATGAAAACGACAATCTAATCGTTGTCTTTAACGCTCTTTTATTGAATGAGAAATCGGCAATGAAAGATTGGGTGTTTGACCGCGAGAACATAAAGAGGTCTGTTGATGAGGAAATTTCCAATGCCGTAATAGCTCCGTTACTTTCAAAACTTCTAGATGATGCTCTCTATAGTGACGTTGTAGATATATCTTCTGTGTTTGAAGTGATGTCGGGGGCCAAAGAGATAGACCTCAGTTCGGTTGATACGTCAAAAGTGACAGATATGCATGCAATGTTCCAAGGCTGTACCAAACTGACGTCACTTGACCTTAGCCCACTTGACACGTCAAAAGTGACTGACATGCATGAAATGTTCAAAGGGTGTCACAGACTGGAAGTTCTTGACCTCAGCTCGTTTGACACATCAAAAGTAACTGACATGAACTCGATGTTTGGCAGTTGTGAGGCGTTGACATCACTTGACCTCAGCCCGTTTGATACGTCAAAAGTGACGAACATGAGTCACATGTTTGAAAATTGCCAGGCGTTGAAGAGACTTGATATCAGCTCATTTAATACGTCAGCAGTGACGGACATGAGTCACATGTTTGAAAAATGTTGGGCGTTGGGATTACTTGATCTCAGCCCGTTTGACACGTCAAAAGTGACAAACATGAGTCACATGTTTGAAAGTTGCCAGACATTGACATCACTTGACCTTAGCCCGCTTGACACATCAAAAGTAACGAACATGGGAGCAATGTTTAGTGGGTGTAGTGAGCTGACATCACTTGATCTTAGCCCGCTTGACACATCAAAAGTAACGAACATGGGAGCAATGTTTAGTGGGTGTAGTGAGCTGACATCACTTGACCTTAGCCCGCTGGATACATCAAAAGTAACAAACATGAGTAAGATGTTCTGCGGTTGTTACTCGTTGACATCACTTGACCTCAGCCCGCTTGACACATCAAAAGTAACGGACATGAGTCACATGTTTGAAAGTTGCCAGACATTGACATCACTTGACCTTAGCCCGCTTGATACATCAAAAGTAACGAACATGGGAGCAATGTTTAGTGGGTGTAGTGAGCTGACATCACTTGACCTTAGCCCGCTTGACACATCAAAAGTAACGAACATGGGAGCAATGTTTAGTGGGTGTAGTGAGCTGACATCACTTGACCTC is part of the Duncaniella dubosii genome and encodes:
- a CDS encoding histidine acid phosphatase; translated protein: MNRIFIGVFMAIAGTLCSHAEIAADVDRYQAGSQYYAYPVTDDNAPVLSSSPEGYEPFHIEHYGRHGSRWLTADELYMRPVDYLRQADMKGKLTERGRLLLKQLIFVSEVAKNKAGELTPLGHRQHRQIARRMVKNFPEIYRAGNYVNANSTVVIRCILSMASEIAELKAIEPGLNVKCDASMETQNTLNYNHLDIPAQQLIATATSELSENFSARPRDISSFTELVFNDAAWAKDSIDSRSVFKSVFEVAVNAQSHDNLYELYDFFTPGELRDEWVERNAEWYVTACNTPLTSGRVPYSQRYLLRSIIEGADSAIVSNKVGANLRFGHESVLLPLITLMEINNVDYSTDNIDNLANNWRNFEFFPMASNIQIVFYRPVIQAHNSGYRLSSNDEQTGSDILVKILLNEKEVPFPIKTTSYPYYKWDDLRSYYDNKFNGFKDKFQE
- a CDS encoding MerR family transcriptional regulator, giving the protein MSTNNPEPINDNLITTLIKEIKSLRAELNDLRSGLETTKIQLNPKALYNNKEIRLLLGVDERLVKKYRDNGLLSYIRESDKYWYLGSDVIAFLNRSRYEAFA
- a CDS encoding recombinase family protein, whose amino-acid sequence is MCKVVIFTRVSTRIQDNQRQVNDLNEIAGRRGWNVEKVFCEQISGATSNKNRGELVAMLDYISVNHIEKVMVTELSRLGRDTVQVLEVIERLNESGVSLYIDNYNIETLTSDGKINAMSQFMVTILAEVARMERRTIRERMESGYVNYINAGGRVGRKPGYHKTADIMQVEYTEELRLLRKGISLRNVSKLTGTSVNTLRKCKSLL
- a CDS encoding BspA family leucine-rich repeat surface protein, producing the protein MTDKELTARIAELNAQRAALKMERDKLVWEEGIPAIIAKMKRYGKMSLNLSSAAEANICLSHNELWRNLSDGHFAVKQLCLDENDNLIVVFNALLLNEKSAMKDWVFDRENIKRSVDEEISNAVIAPLLSKLLDDALYSDVVDISSVFEVMSGAKEIDLSSVDTSKVTDMHAMFQGCTKLTSLDLSPLDTSKVTDMHEMFKGCHRLEVLDLSSFDTSKVTDMNSMFGSCEALTSLDLSPFDTSKVTNMSHMFENCQALKRLDISSFNTSAVTDMSHMFEKCWALGLLDLSPFDTSKVTNMSHMFESCQTLTSLDLSPLDTSKVTNMGAMFSGCSELTSLDLSPLDTSKVTNMGAMFSGCSELTSLDLSPLDTSKVTNMSKMFCGCYSLTSLDLSPLDTSKVTDMSHMFESCQTLTSLDLSPLDTSKVTNMGAMFSGCSELTSLDLSPLDTSKVTNMGAMFSGCSELTSLDLSPLDTSKVTNMSHMFKICNALTSLDLSPLDTSKVMDMSKMFRGCWALTSLDLSPLDTSKVTDMSGMFCGCRALTSLDLSPLDTSKVADMSEMFKGCDKLTSLDLSSFDTSEITYMSEMFWRCSKLETIDMSTFNLSKVKKNEMWGMFTACDSLKTVIMKNCSAATIKKIKSKLPEGVEIIQ